The Thomasclavelia ramosa DSM 1402 genome includes a region encoding these proteins:
- the rnmV gene encoding ribonuclease M5, with product MKKIKEIVVVEGKTDTALLKELFEVDTIETHGLALDQQTLELIQEASKSRGIIVLTDPDFPGKKIRDQIQAVVPNCQHAFVAKKDARGKKKLGIAEANKEAVIEALENVVSFDVNRESITWSEFVALDIIGNKQRRLMVYEAFNLGYGNVKTLFKRLNMVGITKEQVLGRLNDGSR from the coding sequence ATGAAAAAAATTAAAGAAATAGTCGTTGTTGAAGGTAAAACAGACACAGCCTTATTAAAAGAATTATTTGAAGTAGATACGATTGAGACACACGGATTAGCATTGGATCAACAAACATTAGAATTAATTCAAGAAGCAAGTAAAAGTCGAGGAATTATTGTTTTGACAGACCCTGATTTTCCAGGGAAAAAAATTCGTGATCAAATTCAAGCAGTTGTCCCTAACTGTCAACATGCTTTTGTTGCTAAAAAGGATGCTAGAGGTAAGAAGAAATTAGGTATTGCTGAAGCTAATAAAGAAGCTGTGATAGAAGCATTAGAAAATGTAGTTTCTTTTGATGTTAATCGAGAAAGCATTACTTGGAGTGAATTTGTTGCTTTAGATATTATTGGTAATAAGCAAAGAAGATTGATGGTGTATGAGGCATTTAATTTGGGTTATGGGAATGTCAAAACACTTTTTAAACGATTAAATATGGTTGGAATCACTAAAGAACAGGTGTTAGGGAGGTTAAATGATGGATCTAG